TGCGCCGCCCATTTCGTGAGTACGGGCGCCAACCATTATATGTTTGTCTGCGGGCACTTCAGTCACTTTTATATCGGTACAACCGCCAGCCTCAAGCAACTGTTTTACGTCTTTAGCTGCCTGCACTATCATTTTTCGTTCATTGTCTCGAATTTGTGCATCTATGTGCAGTAGAGGAATTCCCCATTTATCCTTTTTGCTAGGATGTAAACTGACGAAATTTTCGTAATAAGGTAACATTTCCCCAAACATGGCAGTGAAGAAACGCCAAGGTGCAGGTTGCATGGCTTTATCTTTAACTTCAGCTCCAATACCTACTCGTTTGGCTGTGGTACCGGTTTTGGGCCTTGAAGCGCCACCTCCTTGAAATCCATAACCACGAACAAAATTTACATCGTCCGTTTTTTCATGCCTAAAATTAGGTATATAGGTGCCTATAGGTCTGCGTCCATATGAATATTTGTCTTCAAAACCAGGGACTGTGCCACCAGCCATAGCACCAGTAAAATGATCCATTATATAATGCCCTAAAGCGCCGCTTGAATTGCCTAAGCCGTGAGGGAAGGTCTTTGATTTAGAATTTAGTAATATTTGGACCGAACCTAAAGCAGACGCACAAAGAAAAACTACTCTGGCTTTATAGCTACGTTTTTCATTAGTGTGGGCATCAATGATAGTGACTCCAGAGGCTTTCCCTGTAGTTTCATCATAATCTACAGATGAAGCAATAGCATCTGTCACTATGGTTAAATTTCCAGTGTTCCTAGCCGCAGGTAAGGTTGCTGCAAGGGCACTAAAATAACCGCCAAAAGTACAACCTCGGTCACAGTAAGAACGAGCTTGGCACTTTGTTCTACCTAAATTGGTTTGTATTTCTGTTGGTTCTGTCATATTGGCTGTTCTGCCAATTATCATATGTCTGTTGGGTAAGTTTTTAGCAATGTTTTTGGCAACAAATTCTTCAGCACAACTCATTTTCCAAGGCTTTTGATAGATTCCTTCAGGTTGATCAGGTAAACCGTCTTTATTGCCAGAGATGCCTGCAAA
The sequence above is a segment of the Paraglaciecola sp. L3A3 genome. Coding sequences within it:
- a CDS encoding GMC oxidoreductase; this encodes MKQDFDVIVVGSGMTGGWAAKEFCEKGFKTLVIERGRHLDHPSSEYKDMQAPWQLENRGLASEIYDEEGRYRMLKTKKGKLKTESIQFFADEKEYPYSYPEDRPFMWTRGYHLGGRSLTWARVSLRFGPKDFEANTKDGHGIPWPIGYQDIAPWYDYVETFAGISGNKDGLPDQPEGIYQKPWKMSCAEEFVAKNIAKNLPNRHMIIGRTANMTEPTEIQTNLGRTKCQARSYCDRGCTFGGYFSALAATLPAARNTGNLTIVTDAIASSVDYDETTGKASGVTIIDAHTNEKRSYKARVVFLCASALGSVQILLNSKSKTFPHGLGNSSGALGHYIMDHFTGAMAGGTVPGFEDKYSYGRRPIGTYIPNFRHEKTDDVNFVRGYGFQGGGASRPKTGTTAKRVGIGAEVKDKAMQPAPWRFFTAMFGEMLPYYENFVSLHPSKKDKWGIPLLHIDAQIRDNERKMIVQAAKDVKQLLEAGGCTDIKVTEVPADKHIMVGARTHEMGGACMGDDPKQAVLNKWAQSHDVPNVFVTDGACMPSCSTQNPSLTYMAITARSADYAAKLMQQGKL